In Lysobacter sp. FW306-1B-D06B, the sequence GGGGTCCGGTCCGGGGTGCGCGGGCGGGGTTGTCGGCTCGGCAGGACGGGCTTCCAGCAGGTTCAATGCCTGGCCGCCGGGCAGGCGGAATTCCAGCGCATCGTCGATCCGGTCCAGCTCGCCCATCCGTCGGCACAGGCTGTCGGCGCGCTGTTCCAGCGCACGCGCACGCGGCTGGACCCTCGCTTCGATCTGGGCATCCAAGCGTTCGAGCCGCTTGAGCCGGCTGGTGTCCCCGCTGAAAGCCGCGCCGATGGCGCCGGACACGATGTCGCCGATCATGCTGGGGATCACCTCCGACACCGCCTCGCCGATGCCCTGTCCCAGGTCGCGCGAGTTGAAGCGCGTCGCCGTCACGGATCGTGCCAGGCGTGCGTCGATCTGCGAGCGCGCGCGATCGAGTTTGAGCTGCACCGACTTGGGGTCGTTGCTGAAGCCGGCCGCCACCTCGCCCAGCACGGTGAAGGCGATGTCGGCGGCGTCGCGGCCGATGGCCTGCGCCTCGGGCATCGCGGCGCGCGCGCCGGCTTCGAAGTCGACAATGCGCTGGCGGTCGGCCTTGCCCAGTTCCACCCAGCGGTCGTCGACGAACAACCGCCCCTGGCGCATCACGATCGCTTTCGGCACGCCGGATTCGCGCGTGAGGATGACGCTGCGCTCGTCGATGGTCAGGTCGTAGTCACTGTCCATGTTGCACGACGCGTCGAGGTCGACCTCCGCCGCGAATGCGCCCTGCGCCGCGCAGGCGGCGAGCAGCAGGCACGACGCTAACAGTCGATTCATGGAGCGATCCCCCGCGGTCCGTGGCCTTCCTATCTTGCCTCGCGGGCGCGGCGATGTCCTCCACCGGCACTGCACGCTCTTTCCGCCGCGCGTGCGTGGAGCAGGCGTGAACGCATGACGCACGGGCTCAACGGCGATTCAGCTGCTGCGTGGCAGACGCGCGCACCGCCGCGAAGCACGTTCGCATCGCGAAAGTTCCGTGAGCGTGGGTTCGCGGGGCAAGAACGATTCATGCGTCGATCGCTAAGTTGGCGCCGCCTTGCGAAAGGCAGCCTCCCCCAAGGCATGCATCCAATAACGAGGAGTTCTCTCCATGCAGCATTTCCGTCAGTTGACCCTGGCCATCGTGGCCACCCTGGCCATTGCCCCGTCCGCGTTCGCACAGGACATCACCGGCCCGGACACCAGCGGCAAGCGTTTCGCCGTCGTCGGCGGCTACGCACTTTCCGAGCCGACCAAGAACCCGTCCATCGACGGCACGCGCACGAACGTCGACGGCTCCGGCGCCGCCACGCTGAGCGCCAACTACTACATCACCGACAACATCGCCGTTGAGGCGTGGGGCGCGGCCGACAAGTTCGGCAATCGCGTCAGGACGCCGAACGGCAAGATCGCCAGCGTCGACACACAGCCTTACGCGCTGAGCGGCCAGTACCACTTCGGCACCACGCAGAGCATCGCGCGCCCGTTCGTGGGCCTGGGTTACTACGAAGCCAACACCGACGGCGAGAAGGCCGAGCCGAGCGGCGCGCTCGCCGGCCAGCGCATCGGCGTGGGCACCGCGAAGGGTGCGATGGCGACCGCGGGCGTGGACGTCAACATCACCCCGACCTGGTTCGCGCGCGCCGACGTGCGCTACATGCAGGACACCACCGGCCAGCCGGACGTCACCGTGGACGGCGCGAAGGTCGGCAAGGCCGAGCTGAATCCGGTGAGCGTCGGTGTGGGCCTGGGCGCCCGCTTCTAATCACCATCGTTCCATCGACGTACGAAACGGGCCCCTCGCGGGCCCGTTTCCCGTTCGGCATCACGCATCACCACATTTCCATCACGCCGGGCCCGACCGCGTCGTTGACGCGTTCACGCGGCTATAACCGCCGACCGTTAGGGTCGCGGTGATTCCGGCAGACCACCCGCAAGGAGTTCCCGCATGACCACGAAGCTCGACAAGCCCCTGCGTCGCGAGATCCAGATCGAAGAGCGCGCCTACACCCTCACCATCGACGCCGATGGCCTGAAGCTGGTCGAGAAGGGTCGC encodes:
- a CDS encoding DUF2884 family protein; translated protein: MNRLLASCLLLAACAAQGAFAAEVDLDASCNMDSDYDLTIDERSVILTRESGVPKAIVMRQGRLFVDDRWVELGKADRQRIVDFEAGARAAMPEAQAIGRDAADIAFTVLGEVAAGFSNDPKSVQLKLDRARSQIDARLARSVTATRFNSRDLGQGIGEAVSEVIPSMIGDIVSGAIGAAFSGDTSRLKRLERLDAQIEARVQPRARALEQRADSLCRRMGELDRIDDALEFRLPGGQALNLLEARPAEPTTPPAHPGPDPAEEAARATAGPETTH
- a CDS encoding OmpW family outer membrane protein yields the protein MQHFRQLTLAIVATLAIAPSAFAQDITGPDTSGKRFAVVGGYALSEPTKNPSIDGTRTNVDGSGAATLSANYYITDNIAVEAWGAADKFGNRVRTPNGKIASVDTQPYALSGQYHFGTTQSIARPFVGLGYYEANTDGEKAEPSGALAGQRIGVGTAKGAMATAGVDVNITPTWFARADVRYMQDTTGQPDVTVDGAKVGKAELNPVSVGVGLGARF